Proteins encoded in a region of the Magallana gigas chromosome 8, xbMagGiga1.1, whole genome shotgun sequence genome:
- the LOC105342310 gene encoding histone H2A, giving the protein MSGRGKGGKSKAKAKSRSSRAGLQFPVGRIHRLLRKGNYAERVGAGAPVYLAAVLEYLAAEVLELAGNAARDNKKSRIIPRHLQLAIRNDEELNKLLSGVTIAQGGVLPNIQAVLLPKKSGSGKGKSSQSQEY; this is encoded by the coding sequence ATGTCTGGACGTGGAAAGGGTGGAAAATCAAAGGCCAAGGCAAAGTCCCGATCATCAAGGGCTGGATTGCAGTTTCCAGTAGGTAGGATTCATCGTCTGCTGAGGAAAGGCAATTATGCTGAGCGTGTTGGCGCCGGAGCCCCAGTCTACTTGGCCGCAGTATTGGAATACCTCGCCGCTGAAGTTTTGGAGTTGGCGGGCAATGCTGCCAGAGACAACAAGAAGAGCAGAATCATCCCTCGTCACTTGCAACTGGCCATCAGAAACGACGAGGAACTGAACAAGCTTCTGTCCGGTGTCACCATTGCCCAGGGAGGAGTTCTTCCTAACATTCAGGCTGTTCTCCTACCAAAGAAATCCGGAAGTGGTAAAGGAAAGTCCAGCCAAAGTCAAGAATATTAG
- the LOC105342312 gene encoding transcription factor Dp-1 isoform X2: MLVQEEAGLLDANGEIAGFQTVQAGGKAVQLVAVPISTTSPAKMSPLKEHTILPKQLTAQQVIQTISSPRQPMIPIDISWRSGAAQKRASDFTIEADDGFGKRGKKGEKGGKGLRHFSMKVCEKVQRKGVTSYNEVADELVAEFSDPRNLTSPSDQAYDQKNIRRRVYDALNVLMAMNIISKEKKEIKWIGLPTNSAQECQNLEIEKQKRLERIKHKTQQLQELILQQIAFKNLVIRNRELETTQGPPPQNSAIQLPFIIVNTSKKTVIDCSISNDKYEYLFNFDNTFEIHDDIEVLKRMGMALGLEKGQCNPKDVTRAIKMVPRALEPYVIDLANGGMANSGPSGIRPMSAEEGSSRYKVPAQPSVQSSGSSSNDMDIEVANIYSQDSNMGSHSDIHSRATETPSEDFSDDSDTDRSSPVDMS; the protein is encoded by the exons ATGCTTGTGCAAGAAGAG GCTGGGTTGCTTGACGCTAATGGAGAAATTGCAGGCTTTCAGACTGTCCAAGCTGGTGGGAAAG CAGTGCAGTTGGTTGCTGTGCCAATATCAACTACATCTCCAGCAAAAATGTCTCCACTGAAAGAGCACACAATTCTTCCAAAACAG CTCACAGCCCAACAGGTTATACAGACTATTAGTAGTCCCAGACAACCTATGATCCCTATAGACATCTCCTGGAGGAGTGGAGCAGCACAGAAGAGGGCCTCAGATTTCACAATAGAGGCTGATGATGGGTTTGG GAAAAGGGGCAAGAAAGGTGAAAAGGGTGGTAAGGGGCTGCGACATTTCTCCATGAAAGTGTGCGAAAAGGTTCAAAGGAAAGGAGTGACGTCCTACAATGAAGTGGCCGATGAACTAGTGGCAGAATTCAGTGACCCACGAAACTTGACTTCCCCCTCTGATCAG GCTTATGACCAGAAGAACATAAGGAGAAGAGTATACGATGCCTTAAATGTATTGATGGCAATGAATATCATTtctaaagaaaagaaagaaatcaaatGGATAGGATTGCCTACAAACTCAGCTCAAGAGTGCCAAAACTTGGAG attgaaaaacaaaaaaggctAGAAAGAATCAAACACAAAACCCAACAGCTGCAGGAGCTTATTCTACAG CAAATTGCATTCAAGAACCTTGTGATAAGAAACAGAGAACTGGAAACCACACAGGGACCCCCTCCACAGAACTCAGCAATACAACTGCCTTTCATTATTGTCAACACCAGCAAAAAAACTGTCATTGACTGTTCCATATCCAATGACAA atatgaatatttattcAACTTTGACAACACCTTTGAAATTCATGATGATATTGAGGTGTTGAAGAGAATGGGGATGGCCCTTGGTCTAGAGAAGGGTCAGTGTAATCCTAAGGATGTCACCCGAGCTATTAAAATGGTCCCCAGAGCTTTAGAACCATATGTGATAG ACTTAGCCAATGGTGGAATGGCAAACTCTGGTCCAAGTGGTATCAGACCTATGTCAGCAGAAGAAGGGTCTTCCAG GTATAAAGTCCCAGCCCAACCTTCCGTCCAATCTTCAGGGAGTAGTAGCAACGACATGGACATTGAGGTGGCCAATATATATTCACAAGACTCTAATATGGGCTCTCACTCGGACATACATTCGCGGGCCACAGAAACCCCGTCTGAGGACTTTTCAGATGACAGTGACACAGACAGGTCTAGTCCGGTAGACATGAGTTAA
- the LOC105342312 gene encoding transcription factor Dp-1 isoform X1 — protein MANSNTTLASLWVDDVQGGSPVKIMPGTPGKSAGNGTEIRQDIVRFYKDSGLEPVAKEAGLLDANGEIAGFQTVQAGGKAVQLVAVPISTTSPAKMSPLKEHTILPKQLTAQQVIQTISSPRQPMIPIDISWRSGAAQKRASDFTIEADDGFGKRGKKGEKGGKGLRHFSMKVCEKVQRKGVTSYNEVADELVAEFSDPRNLTSPSDQAYDQKNIRRRVYDALNVLMAMNIISKEKKEIKWIGLPTNSAQECQNLEIEKQKRLERIKHKTQQLQELILQQIAFKNLVIRNRELETTQGPPPQNSAIQLPFIIVNTSKKTVIDCSISNDKYEYLFNFDNTFEIHDDIEVLKRMGMALGLEKGQCNPKDVTRAIKMVPRALEPYVIDLANGGMANSGPSGIRPMSAEEGSSRYKVPAQPSVQSSGSSSNDMDIEVANIYSQDSNMGSHSDIHSRATETPSEDFSDDSDTDRSSPVDMS, from the exons ATGGCGAATTCCAACACGACCCTCGCTAGTTTGTGGGTTGACGATG TTCAAGGTGGGAGCCCAGTGAAGATAATGCCTGGTACTCCAGGAAAGTCAGCAGGGAATGGAACGGAGATCAGGCAGGATATTGTACGCTTCTACAAAGACAGCGGGCTGGAACCAGTCGCAAAAGAg GCTGGGTTGCTTGACGCTAATGGAGAAATTGCAGGCTTTCAGACTGTCCAAGCTGGTGGGAAAG CAGTGCAGTTGGTTGCTGTGCCAATATCAACTACATCTCCAGCAAAAATGTCTCCACTGAAAGAGCACACAATTCTTCCAAAACAG CTCACAGCCCAACAGGTTATACAGACTATTAGTAGTCCCAGACAACCTATGATCCCTATAGACATCTCCTGGAGGAGTGGAGCAGCACAGAAGAGGGCCTCAGATTTCACAATAGAGGCTGATGATGGGTTTGG GAAAAGGGGCAAGAAAGGTGAAAAGGGTGGTAAGGGGCTGCGACATTTCTCCATGAAAGTGTGCGAAAAGGTTCAAAGGAAAGGAGTGACGTCCTACAATGAAGTGGCCGATGAACTAGTGGCAGAATTCAGTGACCCACGAAACTTGACTTCCCCCTCTGATCAG GCTTATGACCAGAAGAACATAAGGAGAAGAGTATACGATGCCTTAAATGTATTGATGGCAATGAATATCATTtctaaagaaaagaaagaaatcaaatGGATAGGATTGCCTACAAACTCAGCTCAAGAGTGCCAAAACTTGGAG attgaaaaacaaaaaaggctAGAAAGAATCAAACACAAAACCCAACAGCTGCAGGAGCTTATTCTACAG CAAATTGCATTCAAGAACCTTGTGATAAGAAACAGAGAACTGGAAACCACACAGGGACCCCCTCCACAGAACTCAGCAATACAACTGCCTTTCATTATTGTCAACACCAGCAAAAAAACTGTCATTGACTGTTCCATATCCAATGACAA atatgaatatttattcAACTTTGACAACACCTTTGAAATTCATGATGATATTGAGGTGTTGAAGAGAATGGGGATGGCCCTTGGTCTAGAGAAGGGTCAGTGTAATCCTAAGGATGTCACCCGAGCTATTAAAATGGTCCCCAGAGCTTTAGAACCATATGTGATAG ACTTAGCCAATGGTGGAATGGCAAACTCTGGTCCAAGTGGTATCAGACCTATGTCAGCAGAAGAAGGGTCTTCCAG GTATAAAGTCCCAGCCCAACCTTCCGTCCAATCTTCAGGGAGTAGTAGCAACGACATGGACATTGAGGTGGCCAATATATATTCACAAGACTCTAATATGGGCTCTCACTCGGACATACATTCGCGGGCCACAGAAACCCCGTCTGAGGACTTTTCAGATGACAGTGACACAGACAGGTCTAGTCCGGTAGACATGAGTTAA
- the LOC105342312 gene encoding transcription factor Dp-1 isoform X3, whose product MSPLKEHTILPKQLTAQQVIQTISSPRQPMIPIDISWRSGAAQKRASDFTIEADDGFGKRGKKGEKGGKGLRHFSMKVCEKVQRKGVTSYNEVADELVAEFSDPRNLTSPSDQAYDQKNIRRRVYDALNVLMAMNIISKEKKEIKWIGLPTNSAQECQNLEIEKQKRLERIKHKTQQLQELILQQIAFKNLVIRNRELETTQGPPPQNSAIQLPFIIVNTSKKTVIDCSISNDKYEYLFNFDNTFEIHDDIEVLKRMGMALGLEKGQCNPKDVTRAIKMVPRALEPYVIDLANGGMANSGPSGIRPMSAEEGSSRYKVPAQPSVQSSGSSSNDMDIEVANIYSQDSNMGSHSDIHSRATETPSEDFSDDSDTDRSSPVDMS is encoded by the exons ATGTCTCCACTGAAAGAGCACACAATTCTTCCAAAACAG CTCACAGCCCAACAGGTTATACAGACTATTAGTAGTCCCAGACAACCTATGATCCCTATAGACATCTCCTGGAGGAGTGGAGCAGCACAGAAGAGGGCCTCAGATTTCACAATAGAGGCTGATGATGGGTTTGG GAAAAGGGGCAAGAAAGGTGAAAAGGGTGGTAAGGGGCTGCGACATTTCTCCATGAAAGTGTGCGAAAAGGTTCAAAGGAAAGGAGTGACGTCCTACAATGAAGTGGCCGATGAACTAGTGGCAGAATTCAGTGACCCACGAAACTTGACTTCCCCCTCTGATCAG GCTTATGACCAGAAGAACATAAGGAGAAGAGTATACGATGCCTTAAATGTATTGATGGCAATGAATATCATTtctaaagaaaagaaagaaatcaaatGGATAGGATTGCCTACAAACTCAGCTCAAGAGTGCCAAAACTTGGAG attgaaaaacaaaaaaggctAGAAAGAATCAAACACAAAACCCAACAGCTGCAGGAGCTTATTCTACAG CAAATTGCATTCAAGAACCTTGTGATAAGAAACAGAGAACTGGAAACCACACAGGGACCCCCTCCACAGAACTCAGCAATACAACTGCCTTTCATTATTGTCAACACCAGCAAAAAAACTGTCATTGACTGTTCCATATCCAATGACAA atatgaatatttattcAACTTTGACAACACCTTTGAAATTCATGATGATATTGAGGTGTTGAAGAGAATGGGGATGGCCCTTGGTCTAGAGAAGGGTCAGTGTAATCCTAAGGATGTCACCCGAGCTATTAAAATGGTCCCCAGAGCTTTAGAACCATATGTGATAG ACTTAGCCAATGGTGGAATGGCAAACTCTGGTCCAAGTGGTATCAGACCTATGTCAGCAGAAGAAGGGTCTTCCAG GTATAAAGTCCCAGCCCAACCTTCCGTCCAATCTTCAGGGAGTAGTAGCAACGACATGGACATTGAGGTGGCCAATATATATTCACAAGACTCTAATATGGGCTCTCACTCGGACATACATTCGCGGGCCACAGAAACCCCGTCTGAGGACTTTTCAGATGACAGTGACACAGACAGGTCTAGTCCGGTAGACATGAGTTAA
- the LOC105342313 gene encoding ER membrane protein complex subunit 5 produces MDFSKLCVFFGLAAMLHAAYSATQHRTYLRLTEQEFTILPIDIIVQCFFGLILTCYGVVHVAGSFREICASAELESKTWDMLGNRQAFYSFCHRGMAINYRKEEEEEEDS; encoded by the exons ATGGATTTCTCCAAATTATGTGTATTTTTCGGCCTCGCAGCTATGTTACATGCCGCATATTCTGCCACACAAC ATAGAACATATCTTCGGTTGACGGAGCAGGAGTTCACCATATTACCAATTGAT ATTATAGTTCAGTGTTTCTTTGGACTGATTTTAACCTGTTATGGTGTGGTCCATGTGGCAGGATCCTTCAGAGAAATCTGTGCCAGTGCAGAGCTGGAGTCCAA GACTTGGGACATGTTGGGTAACAGACAAGCTTTCTACTCATTCTGCCACAGAGGGATGGCCATTAACTACAGaaaggaggaggaggaggaggaggacaGCTGA